From one Streptomyces sp. R41 genomic stretch:
- a CDS encoding dynamin family protein translates to MVTLDVRPQLLDALSALRDRVAAARFPLPLAGAPRARANRDELLAQLDDYLVPRLREPEAPLLVVIGGSTGAGKSTLVNSLVGRRVSEAGVLRPTTRTPVLVCHPEDHHWFSGMRVLPDLTRVWVPHQEPGDDLPPLAERGERVLRIETADTLPRGLTLLDAPDIDSLVADNRVLAAELICAADIWVMVTTAARYADAVPWHLLRTAKEHKATLVTVLDRVPHQVVSEVSRQYGALLTKAGLGHVPRFTVPELPESAWGGGLLPATAVAPLRTWLVHQAQDPGARQEAMARTAYGVLDSLKARMPELASAAAAQYAAALRLTAAVDGAYDSEHTRVKGRLQAGAVLSGDALKRWRAYPLDCSAGELLDALVESLSALLLCAVTAADERVHEAWRREPAAGAPGLTDRDPTLESAEHRIGMAVRRWRRVLEEYAEEEVRGLDKSIAPDPEVVAALVATALLGGRRARTAGEGLAERIGAHGALRLRDRGGRLLTGYLDKALHTERERLLAPLDALDVHPEPQAELIAALSVLQKER, encoded by the coding sequence TGCCCCGGTTGAGAGAACCCGAAGCACCCCTCCTCGTCGTCATCGGAGGGTCCACCGGCGCGGGCAAGTCGACCCTCGTCAACTCGCTTGTGGGGCGCCGGGTCAGCGAGGCGGGTGTGCTGCGGCCGACGACCCGTACACCGGTGCTGGTGTGCCATCCGGAGGACCATCACTGGTTCAGCGGAATGCGGGTGCTGCCCGACCTCACGCGCGTGTGGGTGCCCCATCAGGAGCCCGGCGACGACCTCCCCCCGCTCGCCGAACGCGGGGAGCGGGTGCTGCGTATCGAGACCGCCGACACACTCCCCCGCGGCCTCACCCTCCTCGACGCCCCCGACATCGACTCCCTGGTCGCCGACAACAGGGTCCTCGCCGCCGAACTGATCTGCGCGGCCGACATCTGGGTCATGGTCACCACGGCCGCCCGGTACGCCGACGCCGTGCCGTGGCATCTGCTGCGTACGGCCAAGGAGCACAAGGCGACCCTGGTCACCGTGCTCGACCGGGTGCCGCACCAGGTGGTGTCCGAGGTCTCACGGCAGTACGGCGCCCTGCTCACCAAGGCCGGACTCGGCCACGTGCCCCGCTTCACCGTGCCCGAGCTGCCCGAGTCCGCGTGGGGCGGCGGCCTGCTGCCCGCGACCGCCGTCGCACCGCTGCGTACGTGGCTCGTGCACCAGGCACAGGACCCGGGAGCCCGGCAGGAGGCGATGGCTCGTACGGCCTACGGGGTTCTCGATTCGCTGAAGGCGCGGATGCCCGAGCTGGCCAGCGCGGCCGCCGCACAGTACGCGGCCGCCCTGCGGCTCACGGCCGCCGTCGACGGGGCGTACGACAGCGAGCACACGCGCGTGAAGGGGCGTTTGCAGGCCGGCGCCGTGCTCTCCGGCGACGCGCTCAAGCGCTGGCGCGCCTATCCCCTCGACTGCAGCGCCGGCGAGCTGCTCGACGCGCTCGTCGAGAGCCTGAGCGCCCTGCTGCTGTGCGCGGTCACGGCGGCCGACGAGCGCGTGCACGAGGCATGGCGGCGCGAACCGGCCGCGGGCGCTCCAGGGCTGACGGACCGTGATCCGACGCTGGAGAGCGCCGAGCACCGCATCGGGATGGCCGTACGACGCTGGCGGCGCGTCCTGGAGGAGTACGCCGAGGAGGAGGTGCGCGGCCTCGACAAGAGCATCGCGCCCGATCCCGAAGTGGTGGCCGCGCTGGTCGCCACCGCGCTCCTGGGCGGCCGCCGGGCGCGGACGGCGGGCGAGGGGCTGGCCGAGCGGATCGGGGCGCACGGTGCGCTGCGGCTGCGCGACCGGGGCGGCCGACTGCTGACGGGCTACCTCGACAAAGCCCTGCACACCGAGCGCGAACGCCTTCTCGCGCCGCTGGACGCACTCGACGTCCATCCCGAACCCCAGGCCGAACTCATCGCCGCGCTGTCCGTACTGCAGAAGGAGAGGTGA